In Macadamia integrifolia cultivar HAES 741 chromosome 12, SCU_Mint_v3, whole genome shotgun sequence, the following are encoded in one genomic region:
- the LOC122056973 gene encoding bifunctional protein FolD 2-like yields the protein MASTADHKASIIDGKAIAQTIRSEIAAEVQHLSQKYGKVPGLAVVIVGSRKDSQSYVNMKRKACAEVGIKSVDVDLPEQVSEEELIQKVHELNAQPDVHGILVQLPLPKHINEEKVLSEISIDMDVDGFHPLNIGKLAMKGREPLFQPCTPKGCLELLSRSGISVKGKRAVVVGRSNIVGLPVSLLLLKADATVTVVHSHTHNAESIIREADIIIAAAGQAMMIKGDWIKPGAALIDVGTNAVDDPSKKSGYRLVGDVDFQEACKVAGWVTPVPGGVGPMTVAMLLKNTLDSAKHKMEH from the exons ATGGCGTCGACGGCCGATCACAAGGCATCTATCATCGACGGTAAAGCCATAGCTCAGACTATCCGGTCTGAAATCGCTGCCGAAGTTCAGCATCTCTCCCAGAAATACGGCAAG GTCCCTGGACTCGCTGTTGTCATTGTGGGCAGCAGGAAGGATTCTCAAAGCTATGTGAATATGAAGAGGAAGGCATGTGCTGAAGTTGGCATTAAATCAGTTGATGTAGACCTTCCAGAGCAAGTGTCTGAGGAGGAATTGATCCAGAAGGTCCATGAGTTAAATGCACAACCTGATGTACATG GGATACTGGTTCAACTTCCATTGCCAAAGCATATTAATGAGGAGAAGGTCTTAAGTGAAATCAGCATTGATATGGATGTAGATGGTTTTCATCCTCTGAATATTGGCAAGCTTGCAATGAAAGGCAGAGAACCTTTGTTTCAGCCTTGCACCCCCAAG GGATGTCTAGAACTTTTGTCGCGGAGTGGAATAAGTGTAAAGGGTAAAAGAGCAGTTGTGGTTGGTCGAAGCAACATTGTTGGATTACCAGTTTCACTGTTACTTCTGAAAGCAGATGCCACTGTTACTGTAGTGCACTCACATACCCATAATGCAGAAAGCATCATTCGTGAAGCAGACATTATTATTGCTGCAGCAGGACAAGCAATGATG atcAAGGGTGATTGGATTAAACCTGGAGCAGCACTTATTGATGTGGGTACAAATGCTGTCGATGACCCAAGTAAGAAATCAGGTTACAGGTTAGTAGGTGATGTGGACTTCCAAGAAGCATGTAAGGTAGCTGGATGGGTGACACCTGTTCCTGGTGGTGTGGGCCCAATGACCGTCGCAATGCTACTCAAGAATACATTGGATAGTGCTAAACATAAGATGGAGCACTAA
- the LOC122057203 gene encoding probable inactive patatin-like protein 9, with translation MELSKVTLEIFSRLEQKWLSHCEDKKTRILSIDGGGTKGLIAGAALIHLESQIQSKTRDSQSRIVDFFDVLAGTGIGAIFAAMLTADDGNGRPLYTARDAVKFVQEKHSEMFKIKHEGILRRRLRFSCKSIDKVLKEALTRDDGKVLTLRDTCKPLLVPCYDLNSSAPFVFSRADASESQSFDFELWKVCRATSATPSLFKPFHLTSIDGKTSCLAIDGGLVMNNPTAAAVTHALHNKRDFPSINGVEDLLVLSLGNGPLSGPSLSPLGRDGECSTTSVVGIVLDGVSETVDQMLGNAFCWNRTDYMRIQANGFVSREVELTIDGILEERGVESLPIGGKRLLTETNGQRIECFVQRLVASGKSSLPPSPSKEIAVSHLVNGR, from the exons ATGGAGCTTAGTAAAGTAACGTTGGAGATCTTCTCGAGACTGGAGCAGAAATGGCTATCTCATTGTGAAGATAAAAAAACCAGAATTCTCAGCATTGATGGTGGTGGAACCAAAGGTCTCATAGCAGGAGCGGCCTTAATCCATCTCGAAAGCCAGATCCAATCCAAAACCAGAGATTCTCAATCTCGAATCGTCGATTTCTTTGACGTTCTTGCCGGCACTGGAATTGGTGCCATTTTCGCCGCAATGCTGACTGCCGATGACGGCAACGGCCGACCACTCTACACCGCCAGAGACGCCGTCAAATTCGTACAGGAAAAACACTCTGAGATGTTCAAGATCAAGCATGAAGGGATTCTCCGGCGCCGGCTAAGATTTTCCTGTAAGAGCATCGATAAAGTCTTGAAAGAAGCGTTAACTAGAGATGACGGTAAGGTTTTGACGTTAAGGGACACGTGTAAGCCTCTCCTTGTTCCTTGCTACGATCTCAATAGTTCTGCTCCGTTCGTCTTCTCCCGTGCCGACGCTTCAGAGTCTCAAAGCTTCGATTTCGAACTTTGGAAGGTCTGCCGTGCCACGTCAGCAACTCCGAGCTTATTCAAACCGTTTCATCTAACCTCCATTGACGGAAAAACGTCGTGTTTGGCTATTGACGGAGGTCTCGTCATGAACAATCCAACAGCGGCTGCCGTTACTCATGCCTTACATAACAAACGGGATTTCCCATCAATTAACGGCGTTGAAGACTTGCTCGTTCTATCACTAGGTAACGGTCCGTTGAGCGGTCCCTCTCTGTCACCATTAGGACGGGACGGAGAATGCTCTACAACGTCGGTCGTTGGCATTGTCCTCGACGGCGTCTCGGAAACCGTCGACCAAATGCTCGGGAACGCTTTCTGTTGGAACCGTACGGACTATATGAGAATCCag GCTAACGGCTTTGTCTCACGAGAAGTGGAGCTTACAATTGATGGGATACTAGAAGAGAGAGGAGTGGAGTCCCTACCGATTGGTGGGAAGCGGTTGCTGACGGAGACTAACGGACAGCGAATCGAGTGTTTCGTGCAACGCCTTGTTGCTTCGGGAAAGAGTAGCTTACCGCCTAGTCCTAGCAAAGAAATCGCCGTTAGTCATCTGGTTAATGGACGTTAA